ATGGTCTTGGCGACGATGATGCCCAGCATCAGAGCCAGTGGCAGGTTGCCGAGTATAGCTTCCTCCAGCCAGCCGTAACCGCCGGTGAGCACCTGGGGCACGGCCAGACCAAGCAGGCCCATGCACAGGCCGCCCATAGTCATGCACATGGTGATTCCGGCTTTCTCGCGGATCTTTGAAAAGACGGAAAACTTCAGGAAGCGGAAGGTCTTGATGTAGAACCACCCGGTGGCCGTGCAGAACAGGGCGAGCAGTGCATAGAAAATGAGTTCCCGCGCATCCGAGAAATGGAACGCCGGAATGCCGAACATGGGCTTGGTGCCGTAAACAAAGCCGAAGATGGTGTAGGCCACGACGGAGGAGAGGGCCGAGGGCAGTATGGCCTCAGTTTCGAAATCTTCCCTGTAGATGACCTCCACCGCAGTGATGGCCCCGCCGAGAGGGGCGCGAAAAATGGCTCCCAGGCCGCCGGCCGCGCCGGCCAGCAGCATGATCCGGCGCTCCTTCACCGAGAGTTTCAACTTATTTGCGATGAACGAGCCGATGCCGGCGCCGATCTGGGAGATGGGCCCCTCGCGTCCGGCCGATCCGCCCGAAGCGATGGTCAGCACCGAGGTGGCGCCTTTAATGAGGGGCACTGCGGGCCGCAGGGTGCCTTCCTGGTGGTGAAAGGACTTGATCATTGCGTCGGTGCCGTCGGTGCCGGAGTCCATGGTGTCCGGGATGAACCGGCTTACAAGCAGTCCGGTCACAAGGCCGGTGAGCGTGGTGAACACGGGCACAAGCCATGGCCTGTATGCGCCGAGGGGCAGGTGGAAAACCTCCTCGCCGCTCAGGGTGGGCAGGGAAAGACCGGCCAGGGAGTGCAAAAAAAACGTTTTGAGAAATTCTATGCAGGCAAAGAAGATGACGGCCGCGATGCCCGAAAAGATGCCCACCAGGATGCCCAGCGTGAGCCAGCGGACGTAATCCACGCTACGGTACGAGCGCAGGATCATGCGCCACAGGCTCTGGCGGGTTCGTTGCATGAGGACCCGGTCCTACAATTGAGCTTCCGGAGCAGCAAGGATGCGTCGCGCCAGGGCGGCGTCCTCTCTGATCCGCGCGATCAACTCGTCAGGCCCTGAGAATTTCTGCTCCGGCCGGATGAACTGTACGAAATGGACGCGGAGTTCGTGTCCGTAGATGTCCTCTGCAAAATCCAGGATGTGCACTTCAAAGGAGAGTTTTTTACCTTCGAACGTCGGTTTGTAGCCGAGATTCGCCACGGCGGGCAGCAGCCGTCCGTTCAGTTGCGCCCATACGGCATACACGCCGTTTTTGGGCGAGACTTCGTTTTCCAAGGTGAGGTTGGCTGTGGGGAACCCGAGAAGGCGGCCCCGGCTCTCGCCGCTCACCACCTTGCCGCGCACTACGTAGAACCGTCCGAGCAGCGGTCGTACGGCGAAGACCTCGCCGGCCTTGATATGGTCGCGGATGCGGGTGGATGAAACGATGGCGTCGTTGATGATGACGGGATCGAGCCGTTCCACGTTGAAGCCGAACTCCCTGCCAAGCTCGGTGAGCATGGCGAAGTTGCCCTGTCGGCCCTTGCCGAACGTGTAGTCGTACCCGACCACGAGTTCTTTCACGTTGAGCCAGTCCACGAGATATTTGTGGACGAAATCGCGCGGGGAAAGCGAGGCCATCTCGCGATTGAACTCGAGCAGCATGGTAAGGTCCACGCCGAGGTCCTCGATAAGGTCGAGCTTTTGGTCCCGGACAGTGATGAACGGCGGTGTATGCGGCCCCACAAGCACCTGCAACGGATGCGGACAGAACGTCACCACAACGCTGGCGAGGCTTCGTGTGCGGGCCTTGGCCAGCACGCGTTCGATGAGTCGGGCATGGCCCTTGTGCACGCCATCGAAGTTGCCGATGGTTGCGGCGGAGCCTCCCGAGAGGTCGAGGGATATTTCCTGCTTGCGACGAGCGATTTCCATAGGTCAGGCCTGGGCGGGAGTAGGCGAGCGAAGCAAGGTAACGCAAACCCGGAAAGCCTTCAAGCAGGAACCGCATGAAATGTTCAAAAAAGGGGTTGCAATTTTCGGGCGGAGTCGTTAGTAACCACTTCTTCGTTGCCGAAGTGGTGGAATTGGTAGACACGCTAGGTTCAGGGTCTAGTGCGGGTTTCCGCGTGGGAGTTCGACTCTCCCCTTCGGCACCATATTTCCGGAAAAGGCCTGCTCGAAAGAGCGGGCCTTTTCTACGTTTTTCCCTCCAGTTGTGCTGCTTGGGCATGGCGCCATGGGTCGCTCCATAATACGCTTTGCTTCCTCACTTTTTTGAGGTAGAACGCAGCCGTGTTCCTCCTCGCCAACTGCGTCGTCTTCATCGCATCCTTCCTGCTCTTCCAGGTGGAGCTTGTCGTCTCCAAAGCCGTGCTTCCGGGATTCGGCGGCAGCTACCTGGTCTGGGCGGCGTGCGTCATGTTTTTCCAGGCCGCGCTGTTGGCGGGATACGGCTGGGCGTACTTCCTGGCCAGCCGTTCCGATTCACGGATCTGGCCCGCACTGCACACGCTTTTCTGCGTTGCGCCTCTAGCGCTTTTTCCCGTTGAGCCAGCCATTCTGTCGCGTCCAGGCCACGGCCTGGCCCACGTGCTGGAGATATCCTGGATGCTCCTGCGCACGGTTGGCCCCGGATTTCTTGTGCTGGCGGCCATGGGGCTCGCCACGCAACAGCGGGTCGCGCTTTCCGGGCTGGGCAAGCGGGTCAACGCCTACGTCTTATACGC
The nucleotide sequence above comes from Oceanidesulfovibrio indonesiensis. Encoded proteins:
- a CDS encoding chloride channel protein; the encoded protein is MQRTRQSLWRMILRSYRSVDYVRWLTLGILVGIFSGIAAVIFFACIEFLKTFFLHSLAGLSLPTLSGEEVFHLPLGAYRPWLVPVFTTLTGLVTGLLVSRFIPDTMDSGTDGTDAMIKSFHHQEGTLRPAVPLIKGATSVLTIASGGSAGREGPISQIGAGIGSFIANKLKLSVKERRIMLLAGAAGGLGAIFRAPLGGAITAVEVIYREDFETEAILPSALSSVVAYTIFGFVYGTKPMFGIPAFHFSDARELIFYALLALFCTATGWFYIKTFRFLKFSVFSKIREKAGITMCMTMGGLCMGLLGLAVPQVLTGGYGWLEEAILGNLPLALMLGIIVAKTIATSITLGSGMSGGMFAPALFVGGISGGVVGKIANTYFPDIVTQPGGYVLVGMAAFFACVAHAPIGPLLMVCELTQGYGLLAPLMLASALCLVMGRKLFLYDNQVDNKFESPAHIKDATINILEQLKVRDFFRPGRVTTLEEGTSLKALVDIIAGTNEFCFPVKNEAGELTGILTIQDVREVLFEDALYDIILVKELARKPAVLYPDEDLYQALLSFVDTDLVQLPVVEHEKGHKVIGMVNREDVFKAYSHTIRKLEEE
- a CDS encoding bifunctional riboflavin kinase/FAD synthetase — protein: MEIARRKQEISLDLSGGSAATIGNFDGVHKGHARLIERVLAKARTRSLASVVVTFCPHPLQVLVGPHTPPFITVRDQKLDLIEDLGVDLTMLLEFNREMASLSPRDFVHKYLVDWLNVKELVVGYDYTFGKGRQGNFAMLTELGREFGFNVERLDPVIINDAIVSSTRIRDHIKAGEVFAVRPLLGRFYVVRGKVVSGESRGRLLGFPTANLTLENEVSPKNGVYAVWAQLNGRLLPAVANLGYKPTFEGKKLSFEVHILDFAEDIYGHELRVHFVQFIRPEQKFSGPDELIARIREDAALARRILAAPEAQL